From a single Desulfurella sp. genomic region:
- a CDS encoding efflux RND transporter permease subunit, producing MIDKLNIAGKLAKSFLESKITLLIMIAVSIFGIMAIYQTPRMYNPEIVVPSATIIIQRPGFNAQEMNNQVVKPLEAIVAAISGVDHTYGYAQDNIGMVTVQFYVGQDEEKSLLKLYNQIMRNMDRMPPGTLQPLVKSISINDVPIETITLSSKTLPQEKLRSVALRLVEQLRSVPNVGLTNIYGGFPKSIIAWINPQKLSSYGISVNQLINTIGASNVNFSAGSILTDNKNIPIKIESKLTNTEDVGNIVIGAKDGKPIFLKDVADIVEGPAHTYTNSIFYDGLAAKENINLPQSAVTIALAKRAGRNAVVVANQIKEKLNRFEKEALPENINVTITKNDGQKANNAVNTLIEHLGISILVVVVILLFFLGYKEAGIVTITIPLIVFVVLGVGWLIGQSINRITLFALILSLGLLVDAAIVVIENIHRHISCCPVKNFKESLILATNEIGNPTNIATVAVILAFVPMAFVGGMMGPFMRPIPINVPIAMVTSLLISYIVVPWASNIFLKKEVYSSKAKEHKNFLHKAYVKTITPLITSRVKRNVFLGIVLVALFISLLLPAWQFIRPQGLNGPLSTFGVGVKMLPNDNTNTFLIEVDAKDGSSIAFTQKITQEVCDKLAKNPYITNYQVFLGETAPPDFAALVRNDSFRKASNLAQIRVNLISKQKRNKTSHQIAQAIYKQIEPLEKQYEGTRIKLFEEPPGPPVQAQVLAELYGPDYNVARLSAHYIKQDFKKIYGISNVDDSVGQNVVEYKIILDKKKIALMGLNDYAVASQINALVNGIDVTSLHSNSAQEPHNIIIKLKKSDRSSLTQIMDLQITLPNGQSVPLSSISHVEKTLANKPIFSKDQHNVVYIEGDLLRSSPIYAVLTLNNWLDNHRLPNGVKLTTANLGLNQSQPHDISRYQILWGGEMRLTLDVFRDLGGAFIVALLFIYLILVAYYKSFMMPFIIMIPIPLTLIGVFWGHWLLNQYFSATSMIGVIALAGIVVRNSLLLIDFMLDYMSKGNSLEDSLIEAGAVRFRPILLTALAIVFGSAIMITDPVFGGLAISLVFGTFISTALTLIVIPLIYYIWQIRFVKKFNKV from the coding sequence ATGATAGATAAGCTCAATATTGCCGGCAAACTGGCAAAAAGCTTTCTTGAGTCTAAAATAACATTATTAATAATGATAGCGGTAAGCATTTTTGGAATTATGGCAATTTATCAAACACCGCGTATGTATAACCCAGAAATCGTCGTTCCCTCTGCAACAATAATTATTCAAAGACCTGGTTTTAATGCTCAGGAAATGAACAATCAGGTAGTAAAGCCACTTGAAGCAATCGTTGCTGCTATATCTGGGGTTGATCATACATACGGTTACGCTCAAGATAATATTGGAATGGTAACTGTACAATTCTATGTTGGACAAGATGAAGAAAAAAGCTTGCTGAAGCTTTATAATCAAATTATGCGCAATATGGATAGAATGCCACCTGGCACACTTCAACCACTTGTTAAATCTATCAGCATAAATGATGTTCCTATAGAGACAATTACGCTAAGTTCCAAAACACTCCCCCAAGAAAAACTTAGATCAGTTGCATTAAGACTTGTTGAACAGTTAAGAAGCGTACCAAATGTAGGCCTTACAAATATATACGGAGGTTTTCCAAAATCAATTATTGCATGGATTAACCCTCAAAAACTGTCTTCTTATGGCATAAGCGTAAATCAATTAATCAACACAATTGGTGCAAGTAATGTAAATTTTAGTGCTGGTTCAATTTTAACAGATAATAAAAACATACCAATCAAAATCGAAAGCAAACTAACAAATACAGAAGATGTTGGAAATATTGTAATTGGAGCAAAAGATGGTAAACCTATTTTTTTAAAGGATGTAGCAGACATTGTTGAAGGTCCAGCCCATACCTATACAAATTCGATATTTTACGATGGTCTTGCAGCTAAAGAAAATATAAATTTACCTCAATCAGCTGTTACAATAGCTTTAGCCAAAAGGGCAGGCAGAAATGCAGTGGTTGTTGCAAATCAAATAAAAGAAAAACTTAATAGATTTGAAAAAGAAGCACTACCAGAAAATATAAACGTTACTATAACAAAAAATGATGGTCAAAAAGCAAATAATGCCGTGAATACACTAATTGAGCATCTTGGAATATCGATCTTGGTAGTTGTTGTTATTTTGTTGTTTTTTTTGGGATATAAAGAAGCTGGAATTGTAACAATAACAATACCTTTAATAGTGTTTGTGGTGCTCGGTGTTGGTTGGCTTATAGGGCAAAGCATTAATAGAATTACATTATTTGCGCTTATACTATCACTTGGTTTGCTTGTTGATGCTGCAATTGTTGTTATAGAAAATATTCACAGACACATAAGCTGTTGTCCTGTAAAAAACTTCAAGGAATCTTTAATACTTGCTACAAATGAAATAGGAAATCCTACAAATATTGCTACAGTTGCAGTTATTCTAGCATTTGTACCAATGGCTTTTGTTGGTGGAATGATGGGTCCTTTTATGAGACCAATCCCTATAAATGTGCCGATTGCTATGGTTACATCTTTACTTATTTCATATATTGTTGTCCCATGGGCTTCAAATATTTTTTTAAAAAAAGAAGTATACTCATCAAAAGCAAAAGAACATAAAAATTTTTTACATAAAGCTTATGTAAAAACGATCACACCTTTAATTACATCTAGAGTAAAAAGAAATGTATTTTTAGGGATTGTTCTTGTAGCATTATTTATAAGCTTGCTTTTGCCTGCCTGGCAATTTATAAGACCTCAAGGATTAAATGGACCTTTAAGCACTTTTGGTGTTGGTGTAAAAATGTTGCCTAACGACAATACAAATACTTTTTTAATAGAAGTGGATGCTAAAGATGGCTCTTCAATTGCGTTTACACAAAAAATAACTCAAGAAGTATGCGATAAACTTGCTAAAAACCCATATATTACAAACTATCAGGTGTTTTTAGGGGAAACCGCACCGCCAGATTTTGCTGCATTAGTTAGAAACGATTCTTTTAGAAAGGCAAGCAATTTAGCTCAAATCAGGGTAAATTTGATATCTAAACAAAAACGCAACAAAACTTCTCACCAGATAGCCCAGGCAATATACAAACAAATTGAACCTCTTGAAAAACAATATGAGGGAACACGTATAAAGCTTTTTGAAGAACCACCTGGACCCCCAGTACAAGCTCAGGTACTAGCAGAACTTTATGGACCTGATTATAATGTAGCGCGTTTGAGTGCACATTATATAAAACAGGATTTTAAAAAAATTTACGGTATCTCTAACGTAGATGATTCTGTTGGTCAAAATGTAGTCGAGTATAAGATTATCCTTGATAAGAAAAAAATTGCATTGATGGGATTGAATGATTACGCTGTAGCAAGCCAAATAAATGCTTTGGTAAATGGTATTGATGTAACGAGCCTACATTCAAATTCTGCCCAGGAACCGCATAATATTATTATCAAACTTAAAAAATCTGATAGATCAAGTCTTACTCAAATTATGGATTTGCAAATTACACTTCCAAACGGTCAAAGCGTTCCATTATCAAGTATTTCACATGTGGAAAAAACCTTAGCAAACAAACCAATATTTAGTAAAGATCAGCATAATGTAGTTTATATCGAAGGTGATCTTTTAAGGTCAAGTCCAATTTATGCTGTATTAACACTCAACAATTGGCTCGATAACCACAGACTGCCAAATGGTGTAAAATTAACAACTGCCAATTTAGGATTAAATCAATCTCAGCCTCACGATATCAGTCGCTATCAAATACTTTGGGGAGGAGAGATGCGTCTTACCCTGGATGTATTTAGAGACTTAGGTGGTGCATTTATTGTTGCGCTTTTATTTATTTATCTAATTTTAGTTGCATATTACAAATCATTTATGATGCCTTTTATAATTATGATACCAATTCCTTTGACACTTATAGGTGTTTTCTGGGGCCACTGGCTTTTAAATCAGTATTTTAGTGCAACTTCAATGATAGGTGTCATTGCTTTGGCTGGAATAGTTGTGCGAAACTCGCTTCTTTTGATAGATTTTATGCTAGATTATATGTCAAAAGGTAATTCTCTTGAAGATTCACTTATTGAAGCCGGTGCTGTCAGGTTTAGACCAATTTTATTAACTGCCCTGGCAATAGTTTTTGGTTCTGCAATAATGATTACAGACCCTGTATTTGGAGGACTTGCCATATCTCTTGTTTTTGGCACATTTATATCAACTGCATTAACCCTTATTGTAATACCGTTAATTTACTATATCTGGCAAATAAGGTTTGTAAAAAAATTTAACAAAGTCTGA
- a CDS encoding pyridoxamine 5'-phosphate oxidase family protein, with product MSLKEFFENTKGTGILATADSSGNVDIALYAKPFVIDEKTIAFIMLNKLSYANIQSNPKAAYMFLQENYQGKRFYLKKIKEEKDQNKINEMLRHKYDDPEVLAQEKALVYFEVEKELPIVVK from the coding sequence ATGAGTTTAAAAGAGTTTTTTGAAAATACTAAAGGAACAGGAATACTTGCAACTGCTGATTCATCTGGTAATGTTGATATAGCACTTTATGCAAAACCGTTTGTAATTGATGAAAAAACTATTGCTTTTATTATGTTAAATAAACTCAGTTACGCAAATATTCAATCAAACCCAAAAGCAGCGTATATGTTTTTACAGGAAAACTATCAGGGTAAAAGATTTTACCTAAAAAAAATAAAAGAAGAAAAAGATCAAAATAAAATCAACGAAATGTTGCGTCATAAATACGATGATCCAGAGGTTTTAGCACAAGAAAAAGCTCTTGTATATTTTGAAGTTGAAAAAGAGCTTCCTATTGTAGTAAAATAA
- a CDS encoding TIGR01777 family oxidoreductase, with product MNILITGGSGLVGRKLSKILDQKGHSVAILSRKQENSNYKVYTWNIEQNQIDIKAIEESDCIVHLAGANIGEKPWSKNQKQLILDSRVNSANLLFNTAKKINKSFKCIVSASAVGCYGAVTSNHIFKETDPFGDDFLGNVCKNWESSIDQFQLLNTRVVKLRTSMVLDKDGGALSKIIKPIKMGVASALGSGKQYVTWIHIDDLVNIYLKAIEDENLSGAYNCSSMDQKTNKEFMQTIAKVLHKPFWPFNVPSFVLKSLYGEMANILLEGSRVDISKILSTGFKFKYNYLEEAIKDLYVNV from the coding sequence ATGAATATATTAATTACAGGTGGCAGTGGTCTTGTAGGGAGAAAATTATCTAAAATTTTAGATCAAAAAGGTCACAGTGTTGCTATACTTAGCAGAAAACAGGAAAATTCAAATTACAAAGTTTATACATGGAATATAGAGCAAAATCAGATTGATATCAAAGCTATAGAAGAATCCGATTGCATTGTGCATCTAGCTGGCGCCAATATTGGTGAAAAACCATGGAGCAAAAATCAAAAACAGCTTATTTTAGATAGCAGAGTAAATTCTGCTAATCTTTTATTTAATACAGCAAAAAAAATAAACAAAAGTTTTAAATGTATAGTAAGTGCGTCTGCTGTAGGTTGCTATGGTGCTGTGACATCCAACCATATATTTAAAGAAACTGACCCTTTTGGAGATGATTTTTTAGGAAATGTTTGTAAAAACTGGGAATCGTCAATCGATCAATTTCAACTGCTAAACACAAGGGTAGTTAAACTAAGAACCTCTATGGTTTTAGACAAAGACGGAGGAGCGCTAAGTAAAATAATAAAGCCCATAAAAATGGGTGTTGCAAGTGCACTTGGCAGTGGCAAACAATACGTAACATGGATTCATATTGATGATTTGGTAAACATTTATCTAAAAGCCATTGAGGATGAAAACTTAAGCGGCGCATACAATTGCTCAAGTATGGATCAAAAAACAAACAAAGAATTTATGCAAACAATTGCAAAAGTTCTTCACAAACCATTTTGGCCATTTAATGTCCCATCTTTTGTATTAAAAAGCTTATATGGAGAAATGGCCAATATACTATTAGAAGGCAGCCGAGTAGACATAAGTAAAATTTTATCAACAGGTTTCAAATTCAAATACAACTATTTAGAAGAGGCTATAAAAGATCTTTATGTAAATGTTTGA
- a CDS encoding CoA pyrophosphatase codes for MFDINILKNIKIAKNIKSNGIIAGVLIPFYKKDNWEIYFIKRIDDGSIHSAQVAFPGGKKEPQDKNVKFTAIRETCEEIGIDHKNIEILSQIEPTVTLSSNFIVYPFVGILKNNNFCINKSEVDYVFSVPLDFLINKYPLKLQQFEYKGRIFTTYLIEYKSEIIWGATARILNNLLNHILRGG; via the coding sequence ATGTTTGATATAAATATACTAAAAAATATAAAAATTGCAAAAAACATAAAATCTAACGGTATCATAGCAGGTGTTTTGATACCTTTTTATAAAAAAGATAATTGGGAAATATACTTTATAAAACGTATTGATGATGGATCAATTCACTCTGCTCAAGTTGCATTCCCTGGAGGAAAAAAAGAACCTCAAGACAAAAATGTCAAATTTACTGCAATAAGAGAAACTTGCGAAGAAATAGGTATAGACCATAAAAATATTGAAATTTTGAGTCAGATTGAACCAACAGTTACACTTAGTTCAAATTTTATTGTCTATCCATTTGTAGGTATTTTAAAAAATAATAATTTTTGCATAAATAAAAGCGAAGTGGATTATGTATTTAGCGTACCTTTAGATTTTTTAATAAATAAATACCCATTAAAGCTTCAACAATTCGAATATAAAGGTAGAATTTTTACTACATATTTGATAGAATACAAATCTGAAATTATTTGGGGGGCTACAGCAAGAATATTGAACAATTTATTAAATCATATTCTAAGAGGGGGTTAA
- a CDS encoding putative manganese-dependent inorganic diphosphatase, giving the protein MSDIFVIGHKNPDTDSVCAAFAYAYLKNQIDNQNNYISARCGNLNKQTSFVFKNLNLNPPVLIKDIYPKVKDVMTKNVFSVNENAPLFEVMDNIKNKNIRVLPVVDEQNNFKGIVSVFEISNFFMNTINQRLTYILNIENFEKVLPGYLYKKGKKGPVEAQIVVGAMPFENFKEFVDKLDISKVVLIVGKRLKILKYAIENEAHTIVITGIKTKSELEAIDFSNFKGNVYVSSLDTSQTLHKIILSVPVNSFASKNAQYVNSTEYIEKAKELLLEDTNRALSVVDNNQLTGIITRSDVIKKFSSKVILVDHNEQNQAVDGIETATILEIIDHHRLSPIKTTYPIFFYAKPVGSTCTLVSELYKFHNIDIPRQIAIVLLSGILSDTVGGKSPTTTDIDLRVINELSGIAQVDTIEYTKALFAQSDDITIRNPKDILDSDFKPYEEFGLKFGISQVETTNLNALDQIKEKLINQIQLQKQEKNLDWTMLLVSDIISANSILITSNHPIEKKLPFKKIEEGIYYLPGVLSRKKQLLPEILNLLESEVKNV; this is encoded by the coding sequence TTGAGCGATATTTTTGTAATAGGTCATAAAAATCCAGATACAGATAGCGTTTGCGCAGCTTTTGCTTATGCCTATTTAAAAAATCAAATAGACAATCAAAATAACTATATAAGCGCAAGGTGCGGCAATTTAAATAAACAAACATCGTTTGTGTTTAAAAACCTTAATTTAAATCCCCCAGTTTTAATAAAAGATATATACCCTAAAGTAAAAGATGTAATGACAAAAAATGTTTTTAGCGTAAACGAAAATGCACCGCTTTTTGAAGTGATGGATAATATAAAAAATAAAAATATACGTGTGTTGCCTGTTGTGGATGAACAAAACAATTTCAAAGGCATAGTTAGTGTTTTTGAAATTTCAAATTTCTTTATGAACACAATAAACCAAAGGCTCACATACATACTAAACATTGAAAACTTTGAAAAAGTTTTACCTGGCTATTTGTATAAAAAAGGCAAAAAAGGTCCGGTTGAAGCACAAATTGTTGTTGGTGCAATGCCTTTTGAAAATTTTAAAGAATTTGTTGATAAATTAGATATTTCTAAAGTGGTACTTATTGTTGGCAAAAGACTAAAAATACTAAAATACGCTATAGAAAACGAAGCTCATACAATCGTAATAACGGGTATTAAAACAAAAAGTGAGTTAGAAGCAATTGATTTTTCTAATTTTAAAGGCAATGTATATGTAAGTTCTCTAGATACTTCTCAAACATTACATAAAATTATATTGTCAGTTCCGGTAAACAGTTTTGCAAGCAAAAATGCCCAATATGTAAACTCTACTGAATATATTGAAAAAGCAAAAGAATTATTACTTGAAGACACAAACCGTGCATTAAGCGTAGTAGATAATAATCAATTGACTGGCATAATTACAAGGTCTGATGTGATAAAAAAATTCTCAAGCAAAGTCATTTTAGTTGATCACAACGAACAAAATCAGGCAGTAGACGGAATTGAGACTGCAACGATATTAGAAATTATTGATCACCACAGATTATCCCCCATAAAAACCACCTATCCAATATTTTTCTATGCAAAACCTGTTGGCTCAACCTGCACACTTGTAAGCGAGCTTTATAAGTTTCACAATATTGATATACCAAGACAAATAGCAATTGTATTGCTTTCTGGTATTTTGTCAGATACGGTTGGGGGAAAATCGCCAACAACCACTGATATTGATTTAAGAGTTATTAACGAGCTTTCAGGGATTGCTCAAGTTGACACAATAGAGTATACAAAAGCACTATTTGCCCAATCAGACGATATAACTATAAGAAACCCAAAAGATATTTTAGATAGTGATTTTAAACCGTATGAAGAATTTGGTTTGAAATTTGGTATATCTCAAGTTGAAACAACAAATTTAAATGCATTGGATCAAATTAAAGAAAAACTAATTAATCAGATACAATTACAAAAACAAGAAAAAAATCTTGATTGGACAATGCTGCTTGTTAGCGATATAATATCGGCAAACAGCATACTTATTACTTCAAATCACCCAATAGAGAAAAAACTGCCTTTCAAAAAAATAGAAGAAGGCATTTATTACCTGCCAGGTGTTTTATCCAGAAAAAAACAATTACTCCCAGAAATTCTCAATTTGCTTGAATCCGAGGTTAAAAATGTTTGA
- the coaBC gene encoding bifunctional phosphopantothenoylcysteine decarboxylase/phosphopantothenate--cysteine ligase CoaBC translates to MFEGKKILIGVSASVAIYKACELIRSLRKKNFEVKVAMTKEAQGFISSILFESLSSNKVYTDVLQENSFLGISHIELANWADAIAIVPATANIIAKIAYGIADCPVSLATLASDKPKIIAPAMNTKMYENTATQENIALLKKRGFIFVEPTVGELACNSVGRGHIASVEEIQDCIESVFFEKSLKGKTIITTASATREEIDPVRFISNYSSGKMGFALAQMAFNMGAESILISGPSNLETPFGVKRINIKTALEMLNALDIQIQKSKQDTYVIMAAAVSDFKPKQTSNYKIKRQNKDTFILELVQNPDISKTLKEKYPHIKLIGFAAETNDLIENAKAKIDKKGLEFIVLNDVSRKDIGFGSPNNEVTIIYKDGKTKHLPFMSKKEIAYNILKLL, encoded by the coding sequence ATGTTTGAAGGAAAAAAAATACTAATTGGCGTTAGTGCGTCAGTTGCTATTTACAAAGCTTGCGAACTTATTAGGTCTTTAAGAAAAAAAAACTTTGAAGTAAAGGTCGCCATGACAAAAGAAGCTCAAGGATTTATATCAAGCATCCTTTTTGAGTCTCTAAGCTCAAATAAAGTTTATACTGATGTTTTGCAAGAAAATAGCTTTCTTGGCATTTCTCATATAGAGCTTGCAAATTGGGCAGATGCAATCGCAATTGTACCAGCAACAGCAAATATTATAGCAAAAATTGCCTATGGAATTGCAGACTGTCCGGTAAGTCTGGCTACACTTGCAAGCGATAAACCAAAAATTATTGCACCAGCTATGAACACAAAAATGTATGAAAATACCGCAACACAAGAAAATATTGCTTTGCTAAAAAAACGGGGCTTTATTTTTGTCGAACCTACGGTAGGAGAGCTTGCTTGCAATAGTGTTGGTAGAGGTCATATAGCTTCAGTAGAAGAAATACAAGATTGTATTGAATCAGTATTTTTTGAAAAATCGCTTAAGGGAAAAACAATTATTACAACTGCTTCAGCTACAAGAGAAGAAATTGATCCTGTTCGCTTTATTAGTAATTATTCAAGTGGTAAAATGGGTTTTGCATTGGCTCAAATGGCTTTTAATATGGGTGCAGAATCCATATTAATAAGCGGCCCCTCTAATTTAGAAACACCTTTCGGTGTTAAACGCATAAATATAAAAACTGCCCTAGAAATGCTAAATGCACTTGATATTCAAATACAAAAAAGCAAACAAGACACATATGTAATTATGGCTGCCGCTGTTTCTGATTTTAAACCAAAGCAAACAAGCAACTACAAAATTAAAAGACAAAATAAGGATACGTTTATATTAGAGCTTGTCCAAAACCCTGATATATCAAAAACCCTAAAAGAAAAGTATCCTCATATCAAGTTAATCGGCTTTGCAGCAGAAACAAATGACTTAATAGAAAATGCAAAAGCAAAAATAGACAAAAAAGGGTTAGAGTTTATCGTGCTAAATGATGTATCAAGGAAAGATATAGGCTTTGGCAGTCCAAATAATGAAGTAACAATAATCTACAAAGATGGAAAAACGAAACATTTACCATTTATGAGTAAAAAAGAAATTGCATACAACATTTTAAAACTATTATAG
- the hisD gene encoding histidinol dehydrogenase, translating into MNYLEIYTKDDIEKLKSYLKQNNYEEQENTVRQIIKDIRERKDKALFEYCQKFDNFNANSDNIKVNDYEFEQAISKITQKQKDIILYAKEKIENFHRAFLPKTCIIEQNGIILGTRITSVKKAGLYIPGGKAFYPSTALMTIIPAYVAGVEEINICTPAQNGYINELLLYIAKLYNIRNIFKVGGAQAIASLAYGTQSIPKVDVIAGPGNIYVALAKKLVYGEVGIDSVAGPSEVMIVADNCEKLYAAYDLLSQAEHDINAKVYYLSFNDECIKKISEKFFELSKLTNRNNITSKSALNALFIKSTRDLAGYIIDEIAPEHLELQVKDPYIFMNSFKNAGAIFIGEYSCETLGDYVAGPNHTLPTSQTAKFSSVLSAETFLKKSSIVHYSYEAMKKDAPFATEFAEYEGLFAHAQALKVRL; encoded by the coding sequence ATGAACTATCTTGAAATATACACAAAAGACGATATTGAAAAACTTAAATCGTACTTAAAACAAAATAATTATGAAGAACAAGAAAACACAGTTAGGCAAATTATAAAAGATATTAGAGAAAGAAAAGATAAAGCTTTATTTGAGTATTGCCAAAAATTCGATAATTTTAATGCAAATAGCGATAATATAAAGGTTAATGATTATGAATTTGAACAAGCCATTAGCAAAATAACACAAAAGCAAAAAGACATAATTTTATATGCAAAAGAAAAAATAGAAAACTTTCATAGAGCTTTTTTACCAAAAACCTGTATTATAGAACAAAATGGTATAATTTTGGGTACAAGAATAACAAGCGTAAAAAAAGCAGGACTATACATACCAGGTGGAAAGGCTTTTTATCCCTCAACTGCCCTTATGACAATAATACCAGCATATGTGGCTGGCGTAGAAGAAATAAATATTTGCACCCCTGCCCAAAATGGCTATATAAATGAGTTATTGCTTTATATTGCAAAATTATATAATATTAGAAATATCTTTAAAGTTGGCGGTGCTCAGGCTATAGCTTCTTTAGCATATGGTACGCAAAGCATACCAAAAGTAGATGTTATAGCTGGTCCTGGAAATATTTATGTTGCTCTTGCAAAAAAATTGGTTTATGGAGAAGTAGGTATAGATTCAGTTGCTGGACCATCTGAGGTAATGATTGTAGCAGATAATTGCGAAAAATTATACGCTGCATATGATTTATTATCTCAAGCAGAACACGATATAAACGCAAAAGTGTATTATTTAAGTTTTAATGATGAATGCATAAAAAAAATTAGTGAAAAATTCTTTGAGCTTTCAAAATTAACAAATAGAAACAATATAACTTCAAAATCAGCTTTAAATGCTTTATTTATTAAATCTACCAGGGATCTTGCAGGTTATATAATTGATGAAATTGCACCAGAACACTTAGAACTCCAAGTGAAAGATCCATATATTTTTATGAATTCATTTAAAAATGCTGGTGCAATATTTATTGGAGAATACTCATGCGAAACGCTAGGAGACTATGTTGCAGGACCAAATCATACATTGCCTACATCTCAAACGGCAAAATTCTCAAGCGTTTTATCTGCTGAAACCTTTTTGAAAAAAAGTAGCATAGTACACTATAGCTATGAAGCAATGAAAAAAGATGCACCATTTGCCACAGAATTTGCCGAATATGAAGGTTTATTTGCTCATGCTCAGGCACTTAAGGTAAGACTATGA
- a CDS encoding N-acetyltransferase, with the protein MIEIVKPTISDCAQMKNLIDKFVKTHVVLPRPIEDIAERIREFFIAKDGSKVIATSSLRIFYPNLAEIRTITIDENYQKQGLGRKLVEKELEEAKALGIEKVFALTTQIEFFKKMGFALINKKDLPLKKIWEDCIKCPLFPDCNEEALIIKL; encoded by the coding sequence ATGATTGAAATAGTAAAACCAACAATATCTGATTGCGCTCAAATGAAAAATCTAATTGATAAATTTGTTAAAACCCATGTAGTTTTGCCAAGACCCATTGAAGATATAGCTGAACGCATAAGGGAATTCTTTATTGCAAAAGATGGCTCAAAAGTAATAGCTACAAGCAGTCTGCGTATTTTTTATCCTAATTTAGCAGAAATTCGCACTATCACAATAGATGAAAATTATCAAAAACAAGGACTTGGTAGAAAATTAGTAGAAAAAGAACTAGAAGAAGCTAAAGCATTAGGTATAGAAAAAGTATTTGCACTTACAACTCAAATTGAATTTTTTAAAAAAATGGGTTTTGCGCTTATTAACAAAAAAGACCTCCCTTTAAAGAAAATATGGGAAGACTGTATAAAGTGCCCTTTATTTCCAGATTGCAATGAAGAGGCTTTAATCATTAAGTTATAA
- a CDS encoding peroxiredoxin, with protein sequence MDINDKIENISALSTVGVINLDDYKGKKNIVLYFYPKDNTTGCTKEAMDFNAHLSEFEALDTVVIGVSIDTIDSHKKFASKYDLKFPLISDSDKKLVELFDVIKSESKRGSAKRTTFLIDKNLNIVYVWRNVKVSNHAQAVIDKIKELKL encoded by the coding sequence ATGGATATAAATGATAAGATAGAAAATATAAGTGCTTTAAGTACAGTTGGAGTTATTAATTTAGATGACTATAAAGGTAAAAAAAATATTGTTTTGTATTTTTATCCAAAAGACAACACAACAGGTTGCACAAAAGAAGCTATGGATTTTAATGCTCACTTAAGTGAGTTTGAGGCTTTAGATACAGTTGTTATTGGGGTAAGTATAGATACTATTGATTCTCATAAAAAATTTGCGTCTAAGTACGATTTAAAATTTCCACTTATTAGTGATTCTGATAAAAAATTAGTTGAATTATTTGATGTAATAAAATCAGAAAGCAAAAGAGGCTCAGCAAAACGAACTACTTTCTTGATTGACAAAAATCTTAATATAGTTTATGTATGGCGTAATGTAAAAGTTTCAAATCATGCTCAAGCGGTTATAGACAAAATTAAAGAGCTAAAATTATAA